A section of the Rossellomorea marisflavi genome encodes:
- the gvpJ gene encoding gas vesicle protein GvpJ translates to MSIQKSTDSSSLAEVIDRILDKGIVIDAFARVSLVGIEILTVEARVVIASVDTWLRYAEAVGLLRDEVEKEGIGNRTSSNESFSV, encoded by the coding sequence ATGAGCATTCAAAAGAGCACAGACAGTTCGAGCCTGGCAGAGGTGATCGACCGGATATTGGATAAGGGGATTGTCATTGATGCATTCGCAAGAGTATCCCTGGTCGGGATAGAGATCCTCACCGTGGAGGCCAGGGTGGTCATCGCTAGTGTGGATACGTGGCTTCGATATGCAGAAGCAGTGGGCCTCCTGCGAGATGAAGTCGAAAAAGAAGGAATCGGGAACCGTACCTCATCGAATGAATCATTCAGCGTGTAA
- a CDS encoding 3-hydroxybutyrate dehydrogenase — protein MVNDKVVVITGSASGIGYEIGKTFAENGSKVVLTDLNEEGVKASAQELKDLGYEAIGLKADVTSEEDIKNMIEAAHKEYGRIDVLINNAGLQHVSPIEEFPTEKFELMIKIMLTAPFVAIKHVLPIMKEQKFGRILNISSINGLIGFAGKAAYNSAKHGVIGLTKVAALESAADGVTVNSICPGYVDTPLVRGQMKDIASSRNVPVEKVLEEVIYPLVPQKRLLDVKEIADYAMFLSSDQAKSVTGQAVVIDGGYTAQ, from the coding sequence ATGGTAAACGACAAAGTAGTAGTCATTACAGGATCAGCAAGTGGAATTGGATACGAGATTGGTAAAACCTTCGCCGAAAATGGAAGTAAAGTCGTATTGACCGACCTCAACGAAGAGGGTGTCAAAGCTTCAGCGCAGGAATTGAAAGATCTTGGTTATGAAGCAATCGGTCTGAAGGCAGATGTCACCAGTGAAGAAGACATCAAGAACATGATTGAAGCAGCACATAAAGAATATGGTCGCATCGACGTTCTCATCAACAATGCCGGTCTTCAACACGTATCCCCGATTGAAGAATTCCCGACAGAGAAATTCGAGTTGATGATCAAAATCATGCTGACAGCGCCATTTGTCGCTATCAAACACGTTCTTCCCATTATGAAAGAGCAGAAGTTCGGACGTATCCTCAATATCTCTTCCATCAATGGATTGATCGGATTTGCAGGTAAAGCAGCCTATAATAGTGCCAAACACGGCGTCATCGGGCTTACGAAAGTGGCGGCTCTTGAATCCGCAGCTGATGGTGTAACCGTCAATTCGATCTGTCCGGGATATGTGGACACACCCCTCGTTCGTGGACAAATGAAGGATATTGCAAGCTCTAGGAATGTACCAGTAGAAAAAGTCCTTGAAGAAGTCATCTATCCTCTCGTTCCACAAAAACGTTTGTTGGATGTAAAAGAAATCGCTGATTACGCTATGTTCCTATCTAGCGATCAAGCCAAAAGTGTAACAGGGCAAGCCGTTGTCATCGATGGTGGATATACAGCTCAATAA
- a CDS encoding LysR family transcriptional regulator, producing the protein MDIRQLTYFNEVAKHKSFTKASRVLHLSQPTLSKMVKGLEDELEMELIDRSSRQIQLTEAGQIVYEQSSVILESLDHLSTHLYDLMHLRKGKIKIGIPPLIGFLYFPKLIKSFKDQYPDIEIQLIEHGANQVTQEVKDGLLDLGVIVLPLDEDSLDIISIIEERLHLFVHSDHRLAARESITMKELEGEEFILFSEGFTLHDRVIEYCEEAGFSPKIAYESSQWDFINEMIGENLGVSILPQSLTKKLKTSSVTSVPIKSPRLPYKLGVVTKKGRYVSFASKKFIAHMNDHFSHS; encoded by the coding sequence ATGGATATCCGACAACTCACCTACTTCAACGAAGTAGCCAAACATAAAAGCTTCACCAAAGCATCCCGGGTTCTCCATCTGTCCCAACCTACTCTAAGCAAAATGGTAAAGGGGCTTGAGGATGAGCTGGAGATGGAGCTTATCGACCGGTCATCCCGGCAAATTCAGCTGACAGAAGCCGGCCAGATCGTTTATGAACAGTCCAGCGTCATCCTTGAATCTCTCGACCATCTGTCCACTCACCTGTACGATCTGATGCACTTGAGGAAAGGGAAAATCAAAATCGGGATCCCTCCATTGATCGGGTTCCTGTACTTCCCCAAGCTGATCAAATCATTCAAGGATCAATATCCCGATATCGAGATTCAGCTGATCGAGCATGGGGCCAATCAGGTGACGCAGGAGGTAAAGGACGGGCTTCTGGATCTGGGTGTCATCGTTCTGCCCCTTGATGAGGATTCGCTCGATATCATTTCCATCATCGAGGAGCGATTGCATCTGTTCGTCCATTCGGACCACCGGTTGGCTGCCCGTGAATCCATTACGATGAAAGAGCTCGAGGGAGAAGAGTTCATCTTATTCAGCGAAGGATTCACTCTTCATGATCGCGTAATCGAATACTGCGAAGAAGCTGGATTTAGCCCGAAGATTGCCTACGAGAGCTCACAGTGGGATTTTATCAACGAAATGATCGGAGAGAATCTCGGAGTGTCCATCCTTCCCCAGTCCCTCACGAAAAAACTGAAGACCTCTTCCGTCACTTCTGTCCCGATCAAATCTCCCAGGCTGCCATACAAATTGGGTGTTGTAACGAAAAAAGGAAGATATGTATCCTTTGCGTCCAAGAAATTCATTGCGCACATGAATGACCACTTCTCACATTCATAA
- a CDS encoding GvpL/GvpF family gas vesicle protein, translating to MLYLYALVPSSEVEVEPVPTMKGFDGEHDIYALDIQGITAIVCGLPDEEYSEAVLQDKIENDMEWLQDKAFHHHETVLMMSQRYTIIPLKFCTIYKHEDSLKEKVGKHLSSLKDAFTDLEGKEEWNVKIYCDDKRLKETISHPSITEKWEEIKQLPKGRQFFEKKKMEQLENKVIENEKNRMCEEFHERLKSYATEGTVKKNWGKDVTGRAEQMAWNSVYFLPKEGVDRFVDEIKQSESKWKEAGWTFEATGPWPPYHFSSFS from the coding sequence ATGCTCTACTTGTACGCATTGGTCCCTTCAAGTGAGGTGGAGGTTGAGCCCGTCCCAACCATGAAGGGATTCGACGGGGAACATGATATTTATGCGTTGGATATACAGGGGATTACAGCCATCGTATGTGGCCTGCCCGATGAAGAGTACTCAGAAGCGGTCCTCCAGGACAAGATTGAAAATGATATGGAGTGGCTGCAGGATAAGGCGTTCCACCACCACGAAACGGTTTTGATGATGTCGCAGCGTTACACCATTATTCCCTTGAAATTCTGCACGATCTACAAGCATGAAGACAGTTTGAAAGAAAAAGTAGGGAAGCATCTTTCCTCTCTGAAGGACGCATTCACGGATTTAGAAGGCAAGGAAGAATGGAATGTAAAGATCTATTGTGACGATAAACGCCTTAAGGAAACAATCAGTCATCCCTCCATCACGGAGAAATGGGAGGAAATCAAACAGCTCCCTAAGGGAAGACAGTTTTTCGAAAAAAAGAAAATGGAACAGCTTGAAAATAAAGTGATTGAAAATGAAAAGAACCGTATGTGCGAGGAGTTTCATGAACGGCTGAAATCATACGCAACCGAGGGAACCGTGAAAAAAAACTGGGGTAAGGATGTTACTGGCCGAGCTGAACAGATGGCTTGGAATAGCGTCTACTTCCTTCCAAAAGAGGGAGTCGATCGGTTCGTTGATGAAATCAAACAGTCTGAAAGCAAGTGGAAGGAAGCGGGCTGGACATTCGAAGCAACGGGTCCATGGCCACCCTATCATTTTTCAAGT
- the gvpO gene encoding gas vesicle protein GvpO — MEITEIMKSVKGFFEEHVAPVHKVTSVEMTEDEGWRLTVEVVEEKEYMKRYAKDEMLGTYDVLLNQDKEVISFKRKDVRYRSAIGQEM, encoded by the coding sequence ATGGAAATCACTGAAATCATGAAAAGTGTAAAAGGATTCTTCGAAGAACATGTAGCTCCGGTCCATAAGGTTACATCTGTTGAAATGACGGAAGATGAGGGCTGGAGGCTCACAGTGGAAGTGGTCGAAGAGAAGGAATATATGAAACGATACGCAAAAGATGAAATGCTCGGAACGTATGATGTCCTCCTCAATCAAGACAAGGAGGTCATCTCCTTCAAACGGAAGGACGTCAGGTACAGGAGTGCCATCGGGCAGGAAATGTAG
- a CDS encoding ParM/StbA family protein, translating to MTTTRIAAIDVGNDSLKGVFGKLEAEVNIPNVIARDIEDRPIIGIEELDAQSPLDGIHIRVHSPTLKDNNAIYRVGNLATKSTNSTELDPGSSKSEEDQTLVMLFASLALDAAGHDGFKKNNKVIEANYTLGTGLPLREVKEGKDVGYRSKLLGSVHQVEFLVTPQYQGVKVNIRFDEVKVYPEGFAAFINLVMDNNGNIINKELIDKRILIQDIGGLSTDIAVIKDRKVDDDKAQGFNLGVSESLELIREEIRSRHGVELDSRRDVVEIITKKSDRNHIMVKGSRTSVHDIVDRIMLELAKKQYRHLRNMWQKNSQTEICYFIGGGSSVLKEYIKTLNNNLDGYNIDFFEDEKESIWMMVHAYYKLISDYIRKNEKADKVKEEQKLAKSK from the coding sequence ATGACAACGACTCGTATTGCCGCAATTGATGTAGGTAACGACTCTCTTAAAGGTGTATTCGGAAAATTGGAAGCAGAAGTAAACATCCCTAATGTCATTGCAAGGGATATTGAAGATCGTCCCATCATCGGGATTGAAGAGCTGGACGCTCAAAGTCCACTAGACGGTATACATATCCGTGTCCACTCCCCTACTCTCAAAGATAACAATGCAATCTATCGTGTAGGAAATCTTGCAACGAAAAGCACGAACTCTACAGAACTCGATCCAGGAAGCAGCAAATCGGAAGAAGATCAAACGCTCGTCATGCTCTTCGCTTCCCTTGCATTGGATGCAGCTGGACACGATGGATTTAAAAAGAATAATAAAGTAATTGAAGCAAATTATACCCTTGGTACCGGACTTCCGCTCCGTGAAGTGAAGGAAGGGAAGGATGTTGGATACCGTTCAAAACTTCTTGGATCTGTCCATCAGGTAGAATTCCTTGTCACACCTCAATATCAAGGAGTGAAGGTCAATATCCGCTTTGATGAAGTGAAGGTCTACCCGGAAGGTTTCGCGGCGTTCATCAATTTGGTAATGGATAACAACGGAAACATCATTAATAAAGAACTGATCGATAAGCGCATCCTGATTCAGGATATCGGAGGTCTCTCGACTGATATCGCCGTCATTAAAGACCGTAAAGTCGACGATGACAAAGCCCAAGGATTCAATCTAGGAGTCTCTGAGTCACTCGAATTGATCAGGGAAGAAATCCGTTCCCGTCACGGCGTGGAGCTTGACAGCAGACGCGACGTCGTAGAAATCATCACGAAGAAAAGCGACCGCAATCACATTATGGTGAAGGGAAGCAGGACAAGTGTCCACGATATAGTCGATCGCATCATGCTCGAACTGGCCAAAAAGCAATATCGCCATCTCAGAAATATGTGGCAAAAGAATTCTCAAACCGAAATATGCTATTTCATCGGTGGCGGTTCAAGTGTCCTGAAGGAATATATCAAGACGTTGAACAACAATCTTGATGGCTATAACATCGACTTCTTCGAGGATGAAAAAGAGAGTATCTGGATGATGGTCCATGCTTACTACAAGCTCATCTCTGACTATATAAGAAAGAATGAAAAAGCCGATAAAGTGAAAGAAGAACAAAAACTGGCGAAATCAAAATAG
- the gvpN gene encoding gas vesicle protein GvpN, producing the protein MTVLTQKIQKGSKSYVQDERTTDLISRSMSYLKLGYPVHFTGPSGTGKTSLALTLAKKRRRPVMLMHGNHELNNSDLIGDFIGYSSKQTVDNYVRSVYKKDEQVTENWRDGRLLEAVKNGYTLVYDEFTRSEPTTNNLFLSILEEGIIPLYGSKRTEPFIRVHPEFRMIFTSNPSEYAGVYKTQDALLDRLITIPIGFKTSEEEAHIVSEKVDLVLSEAREITELIAELRSHCRDGLGGPSLRASLMIARIALEQDIPIQGEDQDFQRLCLDITTHSLSRSIESDHPEEEAKKIVLEACKNMTSKENSDE; encoded by the coding sequence GTGACGGTTTTAACCCAGAAGATCCAAAAAGGCAGCAAATCGTACGTCCAAGATGAAAGGACCACCGACTTGATCAGCCGCTCAATGAGTTATTTGAAGCTTGGTTATCCCGTCCATTTCACGGGGCCATCCGGTACAGGGAAGACATCCCTCGCCCTCACGCTGGCAAAGAAAAGAAGGCGTCCGGTCATGTTGATGCATGGAAATCACGAACTGAACAACAGTGATCTTATCGGTGATTTCATAGGTTATTCAAGCAAACAGACAGTGGATAACTACGTCAGATCTGTTTATAAGAAAGATGAACAGGTCACAGAGAACTGGAGGGACGGTCGTCTCCTGGAAGCTGTCAAAAATGGATATACGCTTGTATACGATGAATTCACCCGTTCCGAACCAACAACGAATAATCTTTTCCTCTCCATATTGGAAGAAGGGATCATTCCCCTCTACGGTTCGAAACGGACGGAGCCGTTCATCAGGGTTCATCCTGAATTCCGGATGATCTTCACAAGCAACCCATCTGAGTATGCAGGCGTATACAAAACACAGGATGCCCTTCTGGACCGTTTGATCACGATCCCGATCGGTTTCAAGACCAGTGAGGAAGAAGCCCATATCGTTTCTGAGAAAGTGGATCTTGTGCTTTCAGAAGCTCGTGAGATTACGGAATTGATTGCAGAGCTTCGCAGTCATTGCCGCGATGGACTCGGCGGGCCAAGCCTGCGCGCCTCCCTCATGATTGCGCGGATCGCACTGGAACAGGACATTCCCATACAAGGGGAAGATCAGGATTTTCAGCGCCTTTGTTTGGATATTACGACCCATTCCCTGAGCCGCAGTATTGAATCCGATCACCCTGAAGAAGAAGCGAAGAAAATTGTATTGGAAGCTTGCAAGAACATGACGTCAAAGGAGAATTCAGATGAGTGA
- a CDS encoding GvpL/GvpF family gas vesicle protein — translation MSEETGIYIFCAIGHEGEMDLGKVELEGEDRDIFLISYKDASMVAAEVPQKIYHPKRENLMMHQQVISRVMEQSDTVVPISFGNVFRSKEDVEALLENLYPQFETLFPAIKGKVEIGLKVIGKSEWLESVVKESPGVEKMSTSLKGKSESAGYYERIQLGGMAQKVFQNLQTEVKSDIFAPLQEAAESAKANDPSSERMLLNAAFLIDRDKEKEFDELVNKAHEAWKDKADFNYSGPWPAYNFVNIRLKVEEA, via the coding sequence ATGAGTGAAGAAACAGGGATTTATATCTTTTGTGCCATCGGGCATGAAGGGGAAATGGATTTAGGCAAAGTGGAACTGGAAGGGGAAGATCGGGACATCTTCTTGATTTCCTATAAAGATGCATCCATGGTGGCAGCAGAGGTCCCTCAGAAAATCTATCATCCCAAACGGGAGAACCTCATGATGCATCAACAAGTCATCTCCAGGGTGATGGAACAGAGTGACACGGTCGTTCCCATCAGCTTCGGGAACGTATTCCGATCTAAGGAAGACGTGGAGGCCCTCCTTGAAAACCTTTATCCGCAGTTTGAAACGTTATTCCCTGCCATTAAAGGAAAAGTCGAGATCGGCTTAAAAGTCATCGGGAAATCTGAGTGGCTGGAATCAGTCGTAAAAGAATCTCCCGGTGTCGAAAAAATGTCGACATCACTGAAAGGGAAATCTGAATCTGCTGGGTACTACGAACGCATTCAGCTTGGTGGAATGGCTCAAAAAGTATTTCAGAACCTTCAGACAGAGGTGAAATCAGACATTTTTGCTCCCCTCCAGGAAGCAGCTGAATCGGCAAAAGCCAATGATCCATCAAGTGAGCGTATGCTTCTGAATGCAGCCTTCTTGATTGACCGGGATAAAGAAAAGGAATTCGATGAATTGGTCAACAAGGCACATGAGGCCTGGAAGGATAAAGCGGATTTCAATTACAGCGGTCCATGGCCAGCCTATAACTTCGTCAATATCAGATTGAAGGTGGAGGAAGCCTAA
- a CDS encoding carboxymuconolactone decarboxylase family protein, translating to MSKYEAGLEKLMEYTLSGNKDVPSHLKISEDLESIAPDVGKYIIEFAYGDIYSRSGLTNQQRALITISSLVTQGTEPQLELHINTGLTAGLTEKEIVEAIIHLIPYTGFPRVLNALEVAKKVFTMRKEE from the coding sequence ATGAGTAAGTACGAAGCAGGACTGGAAAAACTGATGGAATACACCCTTTCAGGCAATAAAGACGTTCCGAGCCACCTTAAGATCTCAGAGGACTTGGAGAGCATCGCACCTGATGTGGGGAAATACATTATTGAATTCGCATATGGAGACATCTACTCACGCTCCGGTTTGACGAACCAACAGCGCGCATTGATTACGATTTCTTCCCTTGTGACCCAAGGTACGGAGCCTCAATTGGAGCTTCATATCAATACGGGCCTGACAGCCGGACTGACGGAGAAGGAGATTGTAGAAGCAATCATCCATTTGATTCCGTACACAGGCTTCCCCCGCGTCCTGAATGCCCTGGAAGTGGCCAAGAAGGTCTTTACCATGCGAAAAGAAGAATAA
- the gvpT gene encoding GvpT/GvpP family gas vesicle accessory protein yields MASNKQSEEKKQTESTEENTNGSMQYAIIGGVVGAGLGLLSNPGTTKKMAASLGKSELMKAATKELRRTAQEFVTEQAMISLRQTASGYFSKMDSGVLSPLKNKLTEKKDSGENESQNDEIKQIKEDNQDLNERLERIEEMLNKLVDSKK; encoded by the coding sequence ATGGCAAGTAACAAACAATCAGAAGAAAAGAAGCAGACAGAATCTACAGAAGAAAACACGAACGGATCAATGCAATATGCCATCATCGGCGGAGTGGTCGGAGCAGGACTTGGGTTGCTCTCGAATCCGGGTACGACGAAAAAGATGGCAGCAAGCCTTGGGAAATCTGAACTGATGAAGGCAGCCACAAAGGAACTAAGAAGGACGGCCCAGGAATTCGTCACAGAACAGGCGATGATCTCACTCAGACAAACAGCTTCGGGCTACTTCAGCAAAATGGACAGTGGGGTTCTGTCCCCACTGAAGAATAAGCTGACTGAAAAGAAGGACTCGGGTGAAAATGAATCCCAAAACGACGAAATCAAGCAGATCAAAGAAGATAATCAGGATTTGAATGAACGCCTCGAACGAATTGAAGAAATGTTGAATAAACTTGTCGACTCCAAGAAATAG
- a CDS encoding GntP family permease: MLSIIIGLALLMFFAYLGWSIIWVAPIVAGIVALLSGLDLMDAYTDTYMSGFVDFAKKWFPIFLLGAVFGKLMEDTGAAKSVAFQITRIIGEKRAILGVLVASAVLTYGGVSLFVVVFAIYPIALALFKKADITRNLIAPTIVLGAFTFTMTSVPGTPQIQNLIPMKTFGTTPMAGTLMGIGATLVMAVGGYFWLTWRQKRLASSGLHFIAPKDSTEEEKDGPLPHWILSLLPLVVVVILLNGVKWDPIPSLLSGILLILILNAKQYKAFIPSVNEGAKGSVMAIINTSAAVGFGAVVTSVPDFDRITDVLLGFSDNPLISESLIVQVLAMITGSASGGMGIAMQALGDTYSGLAQSSGIGPDAFHRMASIASGASILPHNGALLTLLAVTGVTHKETYKDVFIVGLIIPTIAVIVAIIMASLGII, translated from the coding sequence TTGTTAAGTATCATCATAGGCCTGGCACTGCTTATGTTTTTCGCGTATTTAGGCTGGTCCATCATCTGGGTGGCCCCGATCGTTGCAGGCATCGTCGCACTGTTAAGCGGCCTTGATTTGATGGACGCATACACCGACACGTATATGTCTGGTTTTGTCGATTTCGCGAAGAAGTGGTTCCCGATCTTCCTTCTTGGAGCCGTATTCGGAAAATTGATGGAAGACACGGGAGCGGCGAAGTCAGTGGCTTTCCAAATCACCAGGATCATCGGTGAAAAGAGGGCCATCCTCGGCGTTCTCGTCGCTTCCGCAGTCCTTACGTACGGAGGAGTCAGCCTCTTCGTGGTCGTATTCGCCATCTATCCGATTGCATTGGCATTATTCAAGAAAGCCGATATTACCCGCAACCTCATTGCCCCGACCATCGTACTTGGTGCCTTCACGTTCACCATGACGTCAGTGCCGGGAACACCGCAGATCCAGAATCTGATTCCCATGAAAACGTTCGGAACGACGCCTATGGCAGGAACGCTCATGGGCATCGGGGCAACCCTCGTCATGGCGGTGGGAGGATATTTCTGGCTCACTTGGAGACAGAAACGCCTTGCCTCCTCGGGGTTACACTTTATCGCACCGAAGGATTCAACAGAAGAGGAAAAGGATGGTCCTCTCCCTCATTGGATCCTATCTCTTTTACCTTTGGTAGTGGTTGTCATCCTGTTGAATGGAGTGAAATGGGATCCGATTCCGTCCTTGCTGTCAGGGATCCTGTTGATTCTCATCTTGAATGCCAAGCAGTACAAGGCCTTCATACCTTCAGTAAATGAAGGGGCTAAGGGGTCTGTCATGGCCATCATCAATACAAGTGCCGCTGTCGGATTCGGGGCAGTTGTGACAAGTGTTCCGGATTTCGACAGGATCACGGACGTCCTGCTAGGCTTCTCAGATAATCCCTTGATCTCAGAGTCCCTGATTGTACAAGTACTTGCCATGATCACAGGTTCAGCCTCCGGCGGGATGGGGATCGCCATGCAAGCACTGGGTGATACCTATTCAGGACTCGCCCAGTCATCTGGCATCGGTCCCGATGCCTTCCACCGCATGGCATCCATTGCTTCGGGAGCATCCATCCTCCCTCATAATGGTGCACTCCTGACGCTTCTGGCAGTCACTGGGGTCACGCATAAGGAAACCTATAAAGACGTATTCATCGTAGGGTTAATCATTCCTACAATCGCCGTCATCGTTGCCATCATCATGGCATCTCTCGGTATCATTTAG
- a CDS encoding GNAT family N-acetyltransferase yields the protein MRIVYSGTLKTSHIPFLVKVVPREGSGELLALQESVRSALQEPAILQPLSAEEFDHILAGNGLILGVYVEGELVGARAVLFPAIDEGHLGNDVGIPRSEWSKVVYQEISFVSENVRGNGLQKLLGQLIMDELKSRTDECKYVCCTVAPYNIPSLKDKFNQGLAIGGLKQKYGGHWRYIFFKDLKEEFEILPPFKEVSMKEFKEQQDLLKAGWRGVSLTEDHGEWKLIFGKKEERITLPF from the coding sequence TTGAGAATTGTATATTCAGGGACGTTAAAAACATCACACATCCCCTTTCTAGTAAAGGTAGTCCCACGGGAGGGGAGTGGGGAACTGCTCGCTTTACAAGAATCTGTCCGATCTGCACTGCAGGAACCGGCCATCCTTCAGCCTCTCTCTGCAGAGGAGTTCGACCATATTTTGGCGGGAAACGGGTTGATTTTGGGGGTTTATGTCGAAGGTGAGCTCGTTGGAGCAAGAGCGGTCTTATTTCCTGCCATCGATGAAGGTCACTTGGGCAATGATGTGGGGATTCCACGTTCGGAGTGGTCAAAAGTAGTGTATCAGGAGATCTCTTTTGTATCTGAGAATGTACGCGGCAATGGATTGCAGAAACTCCTAGGCCAACTGATCATGGATGAACTGAAGAGCCGGACAGATGAATGTAAGTATGTCTGCTGTACCGTTGCCCCATATAATATTCCAAGTTTAAAAGATAAATTCAATCAGGGACTGGCCATTGGCGGCCTTAAACAAAAATACGGAGGCCATTGGCGGTACATCTTCTTCAAGGATCTCAAGGAGGAGTTTGAAATACTTCCTCCTTTTAAGGAAGTATCCATGAAGGAATTCAAGGAACAACAGGATCTGCTAAAAGCAGGTTGGAGGGGAGTCTCTTTAACCGAAGATCACGGGGAATGGAAACTGATTTTTGGTAAAAAAGAGGAACGGATAACCCTTCCATTTTAA
- the gvpQ gene encoding gas vesicle protein GvpQ, whose protein sequence is MGNPIKKAATKTAKKAYEHAPESVKDKLKDKAKEKAVEKVEETVQAKAKKASGKLEEAKEKNADSVNGKADNAEDKVQDVLLSVREKLKKAKEAGEAFQEKMSSSDDRGGKGAKNLKGVSSIKSSQSIKSSTDIKSSENIKSSKDIKTITS, encoded by the coding sequence GTGGGGAATCCCATTAAAAAAGCAGCGACAAAAACGGCGAAAAAAGCCTATGAACATGCTCCGGAATCCGTAAAGGATAAGCTAAAGGACAAGGCCAAGGAAAAAGCGGTCGAAAAAGTGGAAGAAACCGTCCAAGCCAAAGCAAAGAAAGCATCCGGAAAGCTCGAGGAAGCCAAGGAAAAGAACGCTGATAGCGTCAATGGCAAAGCAGATAATGCAGAAGACAAGGTGCAGGATGTCCTGTTATCTGTACGTGAAAAATTAAAAAAGGCCAAGGAAGCGGGCGAAGCATTTCAGGAAAAGATGTCTTCTTCGGATGACCGGGGTGGAAAGGGCGCCAAGAACTTAAAAGGCGTCAGTAGTATCAAAAGCTCCCAGTCTATCAAGAGTTCTACGGATATCAAAAGCTCGGAAAACATCAAATCGTCCAAGGATATTAAAACCATTACTTCATAA
- a CDS encoding gas vesicle protein GvpG produces MLHKLVSAPLNLVIKVGEKIKEEADKELYDLPTIQQKLIQLQMMFELGEISEEAFQVKEDELLMRYEIAKTMEMEQWEDLTRKKGG; encoded by the coding sequence ATGCTTCACAAACTTGTATCGGCACCCTTGAATCTCGTCATAAAGGTCGGTGAGAAAATCAAGGAAGAAGCAGATAAAGAGCTCTACGACCTGCCGACCATCCAGCAAAAGCTGATTCAATTACAGATGATGTTCGAACTCGGAGAGATTTCTGAAGAAGCCTTTCAAGTCAAAGAAGATGAACTTCTGATGCGTTATGAGATAGCGAAAACAATGGAAATGGAACAATGGGAAGATTTAACGAGGAAGAAAGGAGGTTAG
- the gvpJ gene encoding gas vesicle protein GvpJ — MAIQKSTDSSSLAEVIDRILDKGIVIDAFARVSVVGIEILTIEARVVIASVDTWLRYAEAVGLLRDEVQEEGLATQSNERNSQFSI, encoded by the coding sequence ATGGCGATTCAAAAAAGTACGGATAGTTCCAGTTTGGCAGAGGTCATTGACCGCATTTTGGATAAGGGGATCGTAATTGACGCATTCGCGAGGGTTTCCGTTGTTGGAATAGAGATCTTGACCATCGAGGCGAGAGTCGTGATAGCGAGTGTAGATACGTGGTTGCGTTACGCAGAAGCTGTCGGGTTGCTCCGTGATGAAGTACAGGAAGAAGGATTGGCAACGCAGTCCAATGAACGGAACTCACAGTTCAGCATCTAA